Proteins co-encoded in one Bacteroidota bacterium genomic window:
- a CDS encoding acyl carrier protein, with amino-acid sequence MSDISARVKAIIVDKLGVDENEVTPEASFTNDLGADSLDTVELIMEFEKEFNIAIPDDQAEKIGTVGEAIQYIENNAK; translated from the coding sequence ATGTCTGACATTTCAGCAAGAGTTAAAGCTATCATCGTTGATAAGCTTGGCGTAGATGAAAACGAGGTTACACCCGAAGCAAGTTTCACAAATGATTTAGGGGCTGACTCACTTGACACTGTTGAGTTGATCATGGAGTTTGAAAAAGAATTCAACATCGCAATACCAGACGATCAGGCAGAAAAGATTGGTACTGTTGGTGAAGCCATCCAGTACATTGAGAACAACGCAAAATAA
- the fabF gene encoding beta-ketoacyl-ACP synthase II produces the protein MELKRVVITGLGALTPLGNTVEELWTGLVNGVSSADKITHFDASKFKTQFACEVKGFDPLNYFDRKEVRKYDPYTHYALIAAEQAVIDAGLNQESIDHDQIGVIWASGIGGLETFQTEIIAFAKGDGTPRFNPFFIPKMIADIASGHISIKYGFRGPNFATVSACASSANALIDAYNYIRLGKARIFLCGGSEASITEGGIGGFNAMHAISTRNDDPKTASRPFDKDRDGFVLGEGGCALIFEEYEHAKARGAKIYAEVAGCGLSADAYHMTSPHPEGEGAKLSMKWALEDAGMNPEDIDHINTHGTSTPLGDISEPKAIVSLFGDHAYKININSTKSMTGHLLGAAGAIEAIASVLAVVNDIVPPTINHFTDDPEIDNKLNFTYHKAQKRIINNALSNTFGFGGHNASIIFRKFTG, from the coding sequence ATGGAGTTAAAACGCGTAGTCATTACCGGTTTAGGTGCATTGACTCCGTTGGGTAATACCGTTGAAGAACTATGGACGGGATTGGTCAACGGAGTCAGTAGTGCTGATAAAATCACGCACTTTGATGCTTCCAAATTCAAAACGCAATTTGCCTGTGAGGTCAAAGGATTCGATCCATTGAATTATTTTGACCGTAAGGAAGTCAGGAAGTATGACCCTTACACTCACTACGCTCTGATAGCTGCCGAACAGGCGGTTATCGATGCGGGTTTGAACCAGGAGTCGATTGACCATGACCAGATAGGTGTTATCTGGGCTTCGGGGATTGGCGGACTGGAGACTTTTCAGACGGAGATCATAGCCTTTGCCAAGGGAGACGGCACACCTCGCTTTAATCCCTTCTTCATTCCAAAAATGATTGCCGACATAGCATCCGGACATATTTCCATAAAATATGGTTTCCGAGGCCCTAATTTTGCTACAGTTTCGGCTTGTGCATCATCAGCCAATGCGCTTATTGATGCCTACAATTACATCCGGCTTGGCAAAGCCAGGATTTTCCTCTGTGGCGGTTCTGAAGCATCCATCACAGAAGGAGGAATTGGCGGGTTCAATGCTATGCATGCCATTTCAACGCGAAATGACGATCCGAAGACAGCTTCCCGGCCGTTCGACAAAGACCGCGATGGTTTCGTCCTGGGTGAAGGAGGTTGCGCTTTGATATTTGAAGAATATGAACATGCAAAAGCACGTGGTGCAAAAATCTATGCTGAGGTTGCCGGTTGCGGCTTATCGGCGGATGCGTACCACATGACTTCGCCGCATCCGGAAGGTGAAGGCGCAAAGCTTTCCATGAAATGGGCACTGGAAGATGCAGGTATGAATCCTGAAGACATTGATCACATCAATACACACGGAACATCCACCCCACTGGGAGATATTTCCGAGCCCAAGGCTATCGTAAGCCTGTTCGGTGATCATGCCTACAAGATCAACATCAACTCCACCAAATCCATGACAGGGCACCTGCTGGGAGCGGCCGGAGCCATCGAAGCCATTGCCAGCGTGCTCGCCGTGGTTAATGATATCGTGCCACCCACGATCAATCATTTTACCGATGACCCGGAAATCGACAATAAACTGAATTTTACCTATCATAAAGCACAGAAACGGATTATTAATAACGCATTGTCGAATACTTTCGGATTCGGAGGTCACAATGCTTCCATTATTTTCAGGAAATTTACAGGATAA
- the rnc gene encoding ribonuclease III, translating into MNLRKYFRIFFSSDRAFSQAIFNLLGFCPGNIHLYKLAFRHRSLTETMNGVRINNERLEYLGDALLSAIVADYLFKRFPLKDEGFLTEMRSKIVCRNRLNKLAVKLGIDKLIQSSPETKVMSKSMRGDAFEALIGALYLDKGFEFTKKVVVNRIITMHLDIDELENEETNYKSRLIEWSQKEKKNVDFKVVDETGEGFNKQYIVEVFIDETPVSKGQDYSIKNAEKQAAERAWNILFPPSES; encoded by the coding sequence TTGAACCTACGTAAATATTTTCGGATATTTTTTTCTTCTGACAGAGCATTTTCACAAGCTATTTTCAATCTTCTGGGATTCTGCCCCGGGAATATTCATCTTTATAAACTTGCTTTCCGTCACCGTTCACTAACGGAAACCATGAATGGAGTCCGTATCAACAACGAACGATTGGAATACCTCGGAGATGCCCTCCTCAGCGCTATTGTTGCCGATTACCTTTTTAAGCGTTTCCCCTTAAAAGATGAGGGTTTCCTTACCGAAATGCGTTCCAAAATAGTATGCAGAAACCGCCTCAATAAACTTGCTGTCAAACTGGGTATTGATAAACTGATCCAGTCGAGCCCGGAAACCAAAGTAATGAGTAAATCCATGAGGGGTGATGCCTTTGAAGCTCTGATCGGAGCCCTATATCTTGATAAAGGCTTTGAATTCACAAAAAAAGTGGTGGTCAACAGGATCATCACAATGCATCTCGATATTGACGAACTCGAAAATGAAGAGACAAATTATAAAAGTCGCCTTATCGAATGGTCCCAAAAAGAAAAAAAGAATGTCGACTTTAAGGTAGTTGATGAAACCGGAGAAGGGTTTAATAAACAATATATTGTTGAGGTTTTTATTGACGAAACTCCTGTTTCAAAAGGACAGGATTACTCTATTAAAAATGCTGAAAAGCAAGCCGCCGAACGAGCCTGGAATATTTTATTCCCTCCCTCAGAAAGTTAA
- a CDS encoding IPExxxVDY family protein yields MPRKVTLKPQQSGNVTIIGISSHLKDYRLCLFLNQALLFNFRKADDFLQHENEQDENAYSNFIYTDPESRATFILISNHHPDKKLIPTQKQTDYFLITQDILDENYTNDLISRIRAVQQVNAAFKIPQTAVRDFEHTLNDLEFHLHQIDHN; encoded by the coding sequence ATGCCCAGGAAAGTCACCCTGAAACCGCAACAAAGCGGAAATGTAACTATTATAGGCATCTCCAGCCATCTGAAGGATTACAGACTATGCCTTTTTCTCAACCAGGCCTTGTTATTTAATTTCAGGAAAGCCGATGATTTTCTTCAGCATGAAAATGAGCAAGATGAAAACGCATATTCAAATTTTATATATACAGATCCGGAATCCAGGGCAACTTTTATCCTGATATCCAATCATCACCCGGATAAGAAACTTATTCCCACACAAAAACAAACCGATTACTTCCTGATCACACAGGATATTCTTGATGAGAATTACACAAACGACCTCATTTCCAGAATCCGCGCCGTTCAACAGGTTAACGCCGCATTTAAAATTCCGCAAACGGCTGTCAGAGATTTTGAACACACCCTGAACGACCTTGAATTTCACCTTCATCAGATCGACCATAATTAA
- a CDS encoding AarF/ABC1/UbiB kinase family protein yields the protein MNLSHLGLAYHQIGRAREIIAIMLKYGFGDFVTKSGLGKALVSRNRLKNIESISKNERLRMAIEDLGPTYIKFGQILADRPDIISKDLRNELKKLQDDAHPLRDEIAMAEIQKQLKKPVNEVFESINEKHIASASIGQAYTGVLKDGTHVVIKIQRPGIDKKIKLDLSIMEFFARKIQKNNPEFQAINVVGVVQEFGRSIQDELNFTHEASNVKRFQNMFQNNPDIYVPQVYTEYSNNKLLIEEFIEGIKVDKIDELEKAGIDPVDIAHKGASLVFEQIFTHGFFHADPHPGNLFIRKDGKIVFIDFGMMGKLRPYQLDFLGKYVLGYVQKNPGRMTEALLLLSGKKHFEHKDELEFEISDMMKQYQFSSLKEINFGEVMNKSIDLIVRFGLSIPPTIYLLIKALITIEGVATMLNPKIDIAKEMQPFATSLLKKQFNPARYAREISDTFHNITQLFKELPGDISEILYKTREGKIKIQFEHQGLEPMIQKLDQVSKRISIAIILAALIIGASIISSWEHLKWVGSAIFLGAGLFGFWMLGKLLGKGKI from the coding sequence ATGAATTTATCACATCTGGGACTTGCCTATCATCAAATTGGAAGAGCAAGAGAGATAATTGCCATCATGCTTAAATATGGCTTTGGCGATTTTGTTACTAAAAGTGGTCTGGGGAAAGCACTAGTTTCCAGGAACAGGCTGAAAAACATTGAGTCAATCAGCAAAAACGAAAGATTGCGGATGGCTATAGAAGATCTTGGACCTACGTATATAAAATTCGGACAAATTCTGGCCGACAGGCCGGATATCATCTCCAAAGACCTCCGGAATGAATTGAAAAAACTACAGGATGACGCACATCCTCTGCGCGATGAAATTGCTATGGCAGAAATACAAAAGCAGCTTAAAAAGCCTGTAAATGAAGTGTTTGAGTCTATTAATGAAAAGCATATAGCTTCTGCTTCCATTGGGCAGGCTTATACTGGGGTTCTAAAAGATGGAACCCATGTGGTGATCAAGATACAGCGCCCCGGTATCGATAAAAAGATAAAACTGGATCTCAGCATTATGGAATTTTTTGCCAGGAAAATACAGAAAAATAATCCTGAATTCCAGGCTATTAATGTTGTGGGAGTAGTTCAGGAATTCGGACGTTCTATCCAGGATGAACTGAACTTCACACACGAAGCTTCCAATGTGAAGCGGTTCCAAAACATGTTCCAGAATAATCCCGATATTTATGTCCCCCAGGTTTATACCGAATATTCGAACAACAAACTTTTAATCGAGGAATTTATTGAAGGGATAAAGGTTGATAAAATAGATGAACTCGAGAAAGCAGGGATAGATCCCGTTGATATTGCCCATAAAGGAGCCAGTCTGGTCTTCGAGCAAATTTTCACCCATGGTTTCTTTCATGCCGATCCTCATCCCGGTAATCTTTTCATACGAAAAGACGGAAAGATCGTTTTTATTGATTTCGGCATGATGGGGAAACTGCGGCCATACCAACTCGATTTCCTGGGAAAATATGTTCTGGGTTATGTTCAGAAAAACCCTGGACGTATGACGGAAGCCCTTCTCCTTCTTTCCGGCAAAAAGCATTTTGAGCATAAGGATGAACTGGAATTCGAGATCTCCGACATGATGAAGCAATACCAGTTCAGTTCCCTGAAAGAAATTAATTTCGGGGAGGTCATGAATAAATCCATAGATCTGATTGTAAGATTTGGATTAAGCATACCTCCTACCATTTATCTTCTCATCAAGGCTCTGATAACAATTGAAGGTGTTGCTACCATGCTGAACCCCAAAATCGACATTGCCAAAGAAATGCAGCCTTTTGCAACCAGCCTCCTGAAAAAGCAGTTCAATCCGGCGCGTTATGCAAGGGAAATTTCGGACACCTTTCATAATATCACCCAATTGTTCAAAGAATTGCCCGGCGATATTTCCGAGATTTTATATAAAACCCGGGAAGGGAAAATAAAGATACAGTTTGAGCATCAGGGACTGGAGCCTATGATTCAAAAACTCGACCAGGTCAGCAAAAGGATTTCCATTGCCATCATTCTTGCAGCGCTAATTATTGGTGCTTCCATCATTTCATCCTGGGAGCATCTTAAATGGGTTGGAAGCGCGATCTTCCTTGGAGCAGGATTGTTCGGATTCTGGATGCTTGGGAAACTCCTTGGTAAAGGGAAAATATAG
- a CDS encoding tetratricopeptide repeat protein has product MRYLFFLFISLFLLYSCNSGKQQETRDGSEIAEMAKKIDPDSIAKLETEKNPVDKPMLMQPSKEAAKEPPAGMDNISSSAVSQEFRAGTDSYEKGDYTGGIKHFEKVVSMDPENRKAYYNLGLGRYYANDFQGAIGAFTNALKISPEDTLSLLYRGLVYYHINDFRNAIKDYSKAIDINPNWSKAYYNRGTARGRMKDYNGAILDFNKSIELKEDNAEAYFNRGIAYHMLGNDYEACYDWNKAKSLGYFNAEKAIQEYCQDK; this is encoded by the coding sequence ATGAGATACTTGTTTTTCCTTTTCATTTCACTTTTTCTGCTTTATTCCTGTAATTCCGGCAAACAGCAAGAAACCCGGGATGGGAGTGAAATAGCGGAAATGGCCAAGAAAATTGATCCCGACTCCATAGCAAAGCTGGAAACAGAAAAGAATCCCGTCGACAAACCCATGCTCATGCAGCCCTCCAAAGAAGCGGCCAAGGAGCCTCCTGCCGGAATGGATAATATCTCCAGCTCCGCTGTGAGCCAAGAGTTCAGAGCCGGAACCGACAGCTACGAGAAAGGAGATTATACCGGTGGGATAAAGCATTTTGAAAAGGTAGTATCAATGGATCCCGAAAACCGGAAGGCTTATTATAATCTGGGTCTTGGCCGTTATTATGCCAATGATTTCCAAGGAGCCATCGGCGCTTTCACCAATGCTCTTAAAATATCACCGGAAGACACCCTTTCATTATTGTATCGCGGACTGGTCTATTATCATATCAATGATTTCCGGAATGCAATAAAAGATTACAGCAAAGCCATCGACATCAATCCAAACTGGTCAAAGGCCTATTACAACCGCGGAACAGCAAGGGGCCGGATGAAAGATTACAACGGAGCCATCCTGGATTTCAACAAATCCATTGAACTTAAAGAAGACAATGCCGAAGCATATTTTAACCGGGGAATAGCATATCATATGCTTGGCAACGACTATGAAGCCTGCTACGATTGGAACAAAGCCAAATCGCTCGGCTATTTCAATGCCGAAAAAGCTATTCAGGAATATTGTCAAGACAAGTAA
- the atpC gene encoding ATP synthase F1 subunit epsilon translates to MLLEIITPDKTIYSGEVDLIQLPGLEGSFEILDQHASLISVLKKGMIKIRDNSNKDSFFEINGGVVEVLHNKVLVLAE, encoded by the coding sequence ATGCTGCTTGAGATCATTACCCCAGATAAAACAATTTATTCCGGTGAAGTAGACCTGATACAGTTACCCGGACTGGAAGGGTCGTTTGAGATACTCGACCAGCATGCTTCCCTGATCAGCGTGTTGAAAAAAGGCATGATCAAGATCAGAGACAACTCAAATAAGGATTCTTTCTTTGAAATTAACGGCGGCGTGGTGGAAGTGCTCCATAACAAGGTTCTTGTCCTGGCCGAATAA
- the atpD gene encoding F0F1 ATP synthase subunit beta: MAEKIKGSISQIIGPVIDVTFPDDSKIPNIYDALQVTNDLGHVIVLECQQDIGENTIRTIAMDSTDGLKRGMEVVSTGGPITMPTGEEIRGRLFNVIGETIDGLGTVAKTHPYPIHRTPPRFENLSTSKEVLFTGIKVIDLIEPYAKGGKIGLFGGAGVGKTVIIMELINNIAKKYSGLSVFGGVGERTREGNDLLREMIESGVIKYGDEFLKDMEAGGWDLSKVDRKLLAESQATLVFGQMNEPPGARARVALSGLTLAEYFRDGDEKSGGRDILFFIDNIFRFTQAGSEVSALLGRMPSAVGYQPTLATEMGILQERITSTKRGSITSVQAIYVPADDLTDPAPATTFAHLDATTVLSRKISELGIYPAVDPLDSTSRILSPDVVGEEHYRTAQKVKEILQRYKDLQDIIAILGMEELSESDKLIVHRARRVQRFLSQPFHVAEQFTGLKGTMVSIEDTIKGFNMIMNGDVDEYPESAFNLVGTIEEAIEKGKKIMEESK, encoded by the coding sequence ATGGCAGAAAAAATCAAAGGTAGCATTTCCCAGATCATCGGCCCCGTGATCGATGTGACTTTCCCTGATGATTCAAAGATACCTAATATTTATGATGCACTGCAGGTTACAAATGACCTTGGGCATGTGATCGTGCTTGAATGTCAGCAGGATATTGGGGAAAATACTATCAGAACCATTGCCATGGACTCTACCGATGGTCTGAAGCGCGGTATGGAAGTGGTTTCCACTGGAGGCCCGATCACCATGCCTACAGGTGAAGAGATACGTGGCAGGTTATTTAATGTTATTGGCGAGACCATTGATGGTTTAGGTACCGTGGCCAAAACCCATCCTTATCCCATACACCGTACGCCTCCCAGGTTTGAAAACCTGTCAACTTCCAAAGAGGTATTGTTTACGGGGATCAAGGTGATCGACCTGATTGAGCCCTATGCCAAAGGAGGCAAGATCGGTTTGTTCGGTGGTGCCGGCGTTGGTAAGACAGTCATCATCATGGAGTTGATCAATAACATTGCCAAGAAGTATTCCGGACTTTCCGTTTTCGGTGGTGTGGGTGAAAGAACCCGCGAAGGGAACGACCTTCTCAGGGAAATGATCGAATCCGGTGTAATAAAATATGGAGATGAGTTTTTAAAAGATATGGAAGCCGGTGGTTGGGACCTTTCCAAGGTTGACCGCAAACTTCTGGCAGAATCGCAGGCTACCCTGGTTTTCGGACAGATGAATGAGCCTCCGGGTGCCCGCGCAAGAGTAGCACTTTCAGGATTAACCCTTGCGGAGTACTTCCGCGATGGAGATGAGAAATCCGGTGGAAGGGATATCCTGTTTTTTATCGATAATATTTTCCGTTTTACCCAGGCTGGCTCGGAGGTATCAGCACTCCTCGGCCGTATGCCCTCCGCTGTGGGTTACCAGCCTACACTGGCTACAGAAATGGGTATACTCCAGGAAAGGATCACATCTACGAAAAGAGGATCCATCACCTCCGTACAGGCTATCTATGTCCCCGCCGATGACCTTACCGACCCTGCACCCGCTACCACCTTTGCTCACCTGGATGCTACCACGGTGCTGAGCCGCAAGATTTCCGAACTTGGAATCTATCCCGCCGTTGACCCGCTGGATTCAACTTCCAGGATCCTGTCGCCCGATGTTGTCGGTGAAGAGCACTATAGAACCGCACAAAAGGTAAAAGAGATACTCCAACGCTATAAAGACTTACAGGATATCATTGCTATCCTTGGTATGGAAGAGCTATCGGAAAGCGATAAGCTTATCGTACACAGGGCAAGGCGCGTACAGCGTTTCCTGTCGCAACCTTTCCACGTGGCCGAACAGTTTACCGGATTGAAAGGTACCATGGTTTCGATTGAAGATACCATCAAGGGTTTTAACATGATCATGAACGGGGATGTGGATGAGTATCCTGAATCAGCCTTCAATCTTGTTGGTACCATAGAGGAAGCCATTGAGAAAGGAAAGAAAATCATGGAGGAATCAAAATAA
- a CDS encoding inorganic pyrophosphatase gives MPNILMDPIGRLMGLRYKSHPWHGVDIGDAAPEVLMIFIEMVTTDTVKYEVDKVTGYLRLDRPQKYSNTVPALYGFIPQTYSGERVADYCMEKTGRKEIKGDGDPIDICVLTEKQIVHGDILVRARPIGGFRMLDGNESDDKIIAVLQNDAVYGDYKDISDCPELVVDRLKHYFLTYKDLPGKERDVEITHTFGIQEAHEIIRRSMDDYRHKFDTLESALSNV, from the coding sequence ATGCCCAATATCCTGATGGATCCCATAGGCCGGCTGATGGGCCTCCGATATAAATCGCACCCCTGGCATGGGGTTGACATTGGCGACGCAGCTCCTGAAGTGCTGATGATCTTCATCGAAATGGTAACCACCGATACGGTGAAATATGAAGTTGACAAGGTTACCGGCTATCTGCGCCTCGATCGGCCACAGAAATATTCCAATACAGTTCCTGCCCTGTATGGTTTTATACCTCAGACATATTCGGGGGAACGAGTGGCAGATTACTGCATGGAAAAAACCGGGCGCAAAGAGATCAAGGGCGATGGTGACCCGATTGATATTTGTGTATTAACAGAAAAACAGATCGTTCACGGGGATATCCTGGTCAGGGCAAGGCCCATAGGCGGTTTCAGGATGCTTGACGGCAACGAGTCCGACGACAAAATCATCGCCGTTTTACAGAACGATGCGGTTTACGGTGATTACAAGGATATCAGCGACTGCCCGGAACTGGTTGTGGATCGTCTTAAACACTATTTCCTGACTTACAAGGACCTGCCCGGAAAAGAAAGAGATGTGGAAATAACTCACACTTTTGGGATACAGGAAGCACATGAGATCATTCGTCGTTCGATGGACGATTACCGTCATAAATTCGATACACTGGAAAGCGCCTTATCAAACGTTTGA
- the miaB gene encoding tRNA (N6-isopentenyl adenosine(37)-C2)-methylthiotransferase MiaB, which translates to MKTKKLYLETYGCQMNFSDSEIVVSILEKEGYEITTDPSEADLMLVNTCSIRDNAEQRVWNRLRELKSFRKKNPALRIGVLGCMAERLKQQLMEEEKAVDLIAGPDAYRDLPDLIADAGDGRKTANVLLSAEETYAEISPVRYDSNGVSAFISIMRGCENFCAYCVVPFTRGKERSREPETIVKEAQDLFEQGYREVTLLGQNVNSYRWLQENVVPVDFPALLAKVAMVSPLLRVRFATSHPKDLSDELLHTMARHPNICDSIHLPVQSGSSRILKLMNRKYTREWYMDRILAIKKILPGCGLSTDIITGFCSETEDDHRETLSMMEWAGYDYAFMFKYSERPGTLAAKKLSDDVSDDIKSRRLQEIIDLQQKLSHKSNQRDIGNIFEVLVEGFSRKSNDYLSGRNSQNKVIVFPANGAKPGNYQQVRVTDCTSATLIGETVKSNV; encoded by the coding sequence ATGAAGACCAAGAAATTATACTTAGAGACTTACGGCTGTCAGATGAATTTTTCCGACAGTGAAATTGTTGTATCCATCCTGGAAAAGGAGGGTTATGAGATAACAACGGACCCTTCGGAAGCAGATTTGATGTTGGTGAACACCTGTTCTATCCGCGACAACGCGGAGCAGCGTGTCTGGAATCGTTTGCGGGAGCTTAAGTCGTTCAGGAAGAAAAACCCGGCACTTCGTATCGGTGTGCTGGGTTGCATGGCGGAAAGGCTCAAACAGCAACTTATGGAAGAAGAGAAAGCTGTTGATCTGATTGCCGGGCCTGATGCCTATCGTGATCTCCCCGATTTGATAGCTGATGCCGGTGATGGCCGCAAGACTGCCAATGTGCTATTATCCGCGGAAGAGACCTATGCCGAGATAAGTCCGGTGCGCTACGATTCCAATGGTGTTTCTGCTTTTATCTCTATCATGCGCGGTTGCGAGAATTTTTGTGCATATTGCGTTGTCCCTTTCACCCGGGGAAAGGAAAGGAGCAGAGAGCCTGAAACTATCGTAAAAGAGGCACAAGATTTATTTGAACAGGGTTACCGGGAGGTTACCCTGCTCGGACAAAATGTGAATTCCTATCGCTGGCTTCAGGAAAATGTTGTACCGGTGGACTTCCCGGCCTTGCTTGCTAAAGTTGCCATGGTGAGCCCATTGCTGAGGGTACGTTTTGCCACATCCCATCCCAAAGACCTATCCGATGAGTTGTTGCATACCATGGCCCGCCATCCCAATATTTGCGATTCCATTCATCTGCCGGTGCAATCAGGCTCTTCACGCATCCTGAAACTAATGAACAGGAAATATACCAGGGAGTGGTATATGGACCGCATCCTGGCTATTAAGAAAATACTTCCCGGATGCGGATTGTCAACCGATATCATCACAGGGTTCTGTTCGGAAACAGAGGATGATCACCGTGAAACCCTGTCGATGATGGAATGGGCCGGTTACGATTATGCATTTATGTTTAAATATTCGGAACGGCCCGGCACGCTGGCTGCAAAAAAACTGAGCGATGATGTCTCCGATGATATAAAATCAAGGAGGCTTCAGGAAATTATTGACCTGCAACAGAAACTATCCCATAAAAGCAATCAGCGGGATATCGGCAACATTTTTGAAGTCCTGGTGGAAGGGTTCTCCCGAAAATCGAATGACTATCTTTCAGGCAGAAACAGTCAGAACAAAGTCATTGTCTTTCCCGCCAATGGCGCTAAGCCGGGTAATTATCAACAGGTACGGGTGACTGATTGCACCAGCGCTACCCTTATTGGTGAAACAGTGAAATCAAACGTTTGA